Proteins found in one Sardina pilchardus chromosome 3, fSarPil1.1, whole genome shotgun sequence genomic segment:
- the LOC134077045 gene encoding interferon-induced protein 44-like isoform X1, whose protein sequence is MGKVMGGSSSRERQEERPRPPDPLFLEPWRPFNFETERKVSMMKLVRNLKISNPEVKHLRILVHGPVGAGKSSFINSIDSIFQDRMAQGALVGHADISFTKMFKSHKIRDGRAGRILPLVISDIMGLENTDAAGAHIDDLKMALEGRLKDGYTFNPLSPLKEGDANYNHCPTLDDKVHCLVSVLPADKITLMNDRNVHDVITKLRNIREKASQLGIPQVVLMTKVDDACPEVRKDLKMIYRDKKIKEKMQQCSNKLGVPMNCIFPVKNYHEEIDLNDDVDMLLLSALTNILNFADDHVADQVI, encoded by the exons TAATGGGAGGCAGTTCGTCAAGGGAAAGACAGGAGGAAAGACCACGTCCCCCTGACCCTT TGTTCCTTGAACCCTGGAGAcctttcaactttgaaacaga AAGAAAGGTTTCCATGATGAAACTGGTGAGGAATCTGAAAATCAGCAACCCAGAGGTCAAGCACTTGCGTATCCTGGTCCACGGTCCAGTCGGAGCGGGAAAGtccagcttcatcaactccattGACAGTATCTTTCAGGACCGCATGGCTCAAGGGGCTTTAGTTGGACATGCTGATATAAGCTTCACTAAGATG ttcAAATCCCATAAAATTCGAGATGGGAGAGCTGGGAGGATCCTCCCGCTCGTCATCAGTGACATCATGGGTCTGGAGAACACAGATGCAGCTGGAGCCCATATTGACGACCTCAAGATGGCGCTAGAGGGCCGTCTCAAAGatggctatact TTTAACCCTTTAAGCCCTCTGAAAGAAGGAGATGCAAACTACAATCACTGCCCGACTCTGGATGATAAGGTCCACTGCCTGGTTAGTGTGCTCCCAGCAGACAAAATCACATTAATGAATGATCGTAATGTCCATGACGTCATCACCAAACTGCGGAATATCAGAGAGAAAGCCAGTCAGCTAG GAATCCCACAAGTAGTTCTGATGACAAAGGTGGATGATGCCTGTCCTGAGGTCCGTAAAGACCTGAAGATGATCTACAGAGACAAGAAGATcaaagagaag atGCAGCAGTGCAGTAACAAGTTGGGTGTCCCCATGAACTGCATCTTCCCAGTTAAGAACTACCATGAGGAGATTGACCTGAATGATGACGTGGACatgctgctcctctctgctctcacaAACATTTTGAACTTTGCTGATGACCATGTGGCTGACCAAGTAATCTGA
- the LOC134077045 gene encoding interferon-induced protein 44-like isoform X2, with protein MGGSSSRERQEERPRPPDPLFLEPWRPFNFETERKVSMMKLVRNLKISNPEVKHLRILVHGPVGAGKSSFINSIDSIFQDRMAQGALVGHADISFTKMFKSHKIRDGRAGRILPLVISDIMGLENTDAAGAHIDDLKMALEGRLKDGYTFNPLSPLKEGDANYNHCPTLDDKVHCLVSVLPADKITLMNDRNVHDVITKLRNIREKASQLGIPQVVLMTKVDDACPEVRKDLKMIYRDKKIKEKMQQCSNKLGVPMNCIFPVKNYHEEIDLNDDVDMLLLSALTNILNFADDHVADQVI; from the exons ATGGGAGGCAGTTCGTCAAGGGAAAGACAGGAGGAAAGACCACGTCCCCCTGACCCTT TGTTCCTTGAACCCTGGAGAcctttcaactttgaaacaga AAGAAAGGTTTCCATGATGAAACTGGTGAGGAATCTGAAAATCAGCAACCCAGAGGTCAAGCACTTGCGTATCCTGGTCCACGGTCCAGTCGGAGCGGGAAAGtccagcttcatcaactccattGACAGTATCTTTCAGGACCGCATGGCTCAAGGGGCTTTAGTTGGACATGCTGATATAAGCTTCACTAAGATG ttcAAATCCCATAAAATTCGAGATGGGAGAGCTGGGAGGATCCTCCCGCTCGTCATCAGTGACATCATGGGTCTGGAGAACACAGATGCAGCTGGAGCCCATATTGACGACCTCAAGATGGCGCTAGAGGGCCGTCTCAAAGatggctatact TTTAACCCTTTAAGCCCTCTGAAAGAAGGAGATGCAAACTACAATCACTGCCCGACTCTGGATGATAAGGTCCACTGCCTGGTTAGTGTGCTCCCAGCAGACAAAATCACATTAATGAATGATCGTAATGTCCATGACGTCATCACCAAACTGCGGAATATCAGAGAGAAAGCCAGTCAGCTAG GAATCCCACAAGTAGTTCTGATGACAAAGGTGGATGATGCCTGTCCTGAGGTCCGTAAAGACCTGAAGATGATCTACAGAGACAAGAAGATcaaagagaag atGCAGCAGTGCAGTAACAAGTTGGGTGTCCCCATGAACTGCATCTTCCCAGTTAAGAACTACCATGAGGAGATTGACCTGAATGATGACGTGGACatgctgctcctctctgctctcacaAACATTTTGAACTTTGCTGATGACCATGTGGCTGACCAAGTAATCTGA